The genomic stretch CCTATTGAATATAATGAAGTTAATACATGAACATATGCTCATATAAGGCGGTTAAGTCTTTTGATCTTTATTCATAGGAAAAATGTATTTTTATGAAGAAAGTAAGGTGAGGGCTAGTGGAAGATCGAAGAGAAAGAGTGAAGCGAGAACTTTTGTTAGAAGGTCTTGATTGTGCGAACTGTGCAATGAAAATCGAAAATGGAGTAAAGTCACTAGAAGGTATTGATCGGTGTACAGTGAACTTTGCGACTAAAATGTTGATATTTGATGTAGAAATGAACGAAGAAGAGAAAGCACTAGAAAGTGTTAAAAAGAAAGTACATTCACTTGATTCACATATTAAAATTAAAGAAAAAGGTGTAGAGACGCATACACTCTACTTGCATGGTCTTGATTGTGCGCATTGCGCAGGGAAAATCGAGTCAGAGATGGGCAAGATTCCTGCTGTTCAGAAAGCAAGCGTTGATTTTGTTTCAAAAATGCTTCATATCACGCTCGCTCCTGAAGATTCCTGGAATAGAGAAAAAGAAAAAGTTATTCAAAGAATTAATAAAATTGAATCTGGAATCACAGTTGAAGAGGAAGAAAGTGCTTCAAAGGAAAAGAATGAGCACGGGCGTTCGATATTATGGCGTTTAGGTGGAGGAGTTTTACTAACAGGAATAGCGATGTTTGCTTCTTTACCGTTTCCTTTTGAATTTGCACTGTTTCTTATCGCATATGCTATTGCTGGCGGAGACGTTGTGTATAGGGCGATAAGGAACATTATTAGAGGGCGCGTGTTTGATGAGCATTTCTTAATGACAATTGCAACGATTGGGGCGTTTCTGATTGGCGAATATGCAGAGGGCGTTGCTGTTATGCTTTTTTATCAAACTGGTGAATGGTTCCAGAGTCTAGCTGTTAATCGCTCTCGCAAATCAATTAGCGAAATGATGAACATTCGTCCTGATTATGCAAATCTTAAAGAAGGTGAAGGGAACAAGAAAGTCTCACCAGAAGAGGTGAAACAAGGCGATATTATTGTTGTGAAACCAGGTGAAAAAATTCCTTTAGATGGAATGGTCCTAAATGGAAGTTCATCAGTCGATACTTCCGCTCTTACAGGAGAATCGCTTCCACGTGAAGTTGAAAAAGGAAGCGAAGTGCTGAGCGGTTTCGTAAATAAACAAGGTTTATTAGAAGTAACGGTTACAAAAGAATACGGAGAATCAACAGTTTCGAAAATATTAGATCTTGTTCAAAATGCGAGCAGCCGAAAAGCTCCAACTGAAAATTTTATTACTAAATTTGCCCGTTATTATACGCCTATTGTTGTCATTATTGCTTTTCTTCTCGCTTTCTTGCCTCCACTCCTTTTCACAGGGGCAACATTAGCTGACTGGACATACAGAGCACTTGTCTTTCTTGTTATCTCATGTCCATGTGCGCTTGTTGTTTCTATTCCACTAACGTTTTTTGGAGGAATTGGAGCAGCATCTAGACGAGGTATTCTTGTAAAAGGTGGAAACTATTTAGAGGCACTAAATGATGTGAGGTATGTTGTGTTTGATAAAACAGGAACACTCACAGAAGGTGTATTTGAAGTTGTTCATGTACATGCTGAAAAAAGCTTTACGAAAGAACAAGTCCTATATTATGCGGCATATGCTGAGCAACATTCTAATCATCCAATTGCAGAATCAGTAAAGAAAGCATACAACGGTAAAGTGAATGAAGGGTTAATTACAAGCTATAGTGAAAAAGCCGGTCATGGGATTGAAGCAGTTGTAGATGAAGAACAAGTGTTAGCTGGAAATGAAAAACTTATGAATTTGTATTCTATTTCTTATAGCAGAGCAAGTGAGTATGGAACAATTATTTATGTTGCAGTAAATAATCGATATGCAGGCTATCTTGTTATTTCCGATAAAATAAAACAAGATGCTAAAGAAGCCCTAAAGTCTTTAAAAAGGCTTGGTATTAAAAAAACAATGATGCTTACAGGAGATCAAAAAAGCGTTGGAGAAAACGTTGGAAAACAATTAGGGATTGATGAAGTATATGCTGAGCTTTTACCCCAGCACAAAGTTGAAAAAGTAGAAGAGCTTGACAAGGCTAAAGAAAAAGCGGAAAAACTGATTTTTGTGGGTGATGGGCTCAATGATACGCCTGTTCTTGCTAGAGCTGACGTTGGGGTTGCAATGGGAGGACTTGGATCTGATGCAGCGATTGAAGCAGCAGATATTGTTATTATGACAGATGAGCCTTCTAAAATTGCTGAAGCAATCTCTCTTGCTAAACGAACAAGAAAAATTGTATGGCAAAACATTAGCTTTGCTCTTGGCGTTAAGGCAATTTTTCTTCTTCTTGGAGCGTTTGGAATTGCTACAATGTGGGAAGCTGTGTTCTCAGATGTAGGTGTTACGCTTTTAGCTGTCTTAAATGCGATGCGAATTTTAAAAAGATAGGGAGGAAAGCCGAATTTTCGGCTTTTTTTCTTGAAAAGAAAAAAGGAGAAAGAAAAGGGTTTCTGCTATACTAATGAAGAATACTAGTTTAGAAGAAACTGATAGGAACGAGGTGATGAATTGAAAAGTAACCAAAGCTTTCGTTTGAAAGTAGCTGCTCTTATTACAGGGGTGTTAGCAATTGGTATCGCTTTTTTTCTTTTATCAGCAAACAGTAATTCAACTAAAACAAGTACAACTTCTTCAGAGGATGAAATTGCTCATTCCTTTTCCTTGAACAACCAACCGTTGCTTGGTGAGGAAGATGCACCTGTTACAGTTGTTGAATTTGGAGATTTTAAATGTCCAGCATGTAAAGCATGGGGAGAAGAGATTTTTCCAAAGCTTCAAAAAGAATATCTTGAAAAAGATAGCGTGAATTTTTCATATGTAAATGTGCTTTTCCACGGAGAAGAGTCTGAGCTAAGCGCTCTAGGAGCTGAATCGATATTAAAGAGAGATCCGCAGTCTTACTGGAGTTTTCATAAAGCTTTATTCAATGCCCAACCAACGCAAAATCATAATGAAAAATGGGTAACTGTTTCAAAGCTTACAGAGATTGCAGGAAACACAACAAATGTGGATCTTGTGCAGTTTAAACAAGATATCGAGGCAAAAAGTATGCTTTCAGATGTTGAAAAAGATATGTCTCTTGTGGAGGATTATCATGTTGTTTCAACTCCAACTGTAATGATTAATAACAAAGTTGTAGAAGATCCGTTCAACTATAGCGAAATTCAAAAAGCAATTGAGGAAGAACTAGAGGAGAGTACATCATGACTGAAAAAAACAATCGTTCCATCATCTTTTTATACGTTGCTTGGCTTGCTTCTATTATTGCAACGTTAGGAAGTTTATATTTTAGTGAAGTACGCGGATATGTGCCATGCGAGATGTGCTGGTATCAGCGCATTGCTATGTATCCTTTAACAGTAACAATGGGGATTGCTGTTTTTAAAAGAGATCTGGCTGTTAAAAAATATGTTTTACCAGCCTCTATTATTGGCGGGCTGATTTCTGTTTTTCATTATTTAGAACAAAAGGTACCAGGGTTTGCGGCCATTAAACCATGTTCAATGGGTGTTCCTTGTAGCGGAGAGTATATTAACTGGTTAGGCTTTATTACAATCCCATTCTTAGCTTTCGTTGCTTTTCTTATTATCACAACTTGCTTATTGTTTGTAAAAAAGGAAGACTAAAATGAGCACAGTGGAAAAGGTGCAACCACTTTTGATTTTAAGCGCTATAATGATAGGATTCTTCCTTTCTAAAATAGCGCTTTTTGCTACATATGCATCCCTCTTTCTTTTGCTTTGATGCATGGTCTTTTTTTGATGTTTCATTTAAAGAAACAAAAACATCTTTATCACACCAATGCTTTCTAATATCAGCTCTTATTCTTAATTTCATCATAGGGCCTCTAGTGGCTTATGGAATTGGATGTATTTTCTTAGATGAGGAACCATTTATATTTCTCAGTTTTCTGATGCTTGTTGTTACACCGTGTACAAATTGGTATTTGCTTTCACAAAATTAGCAAAGGGCAATGTACCCCGTGCAGCTTCATTACTACCTGTAAATCTTCCTTTGCACTTATCCTTGGACCACTTTATTGAGCTCCCGCTGTTATCCTTTGTTGCTTATTTATTGTTGCAGAGAAAGGAATATCGGAATTAATATTTCTTTCTTTTTAATTGACAAATGCAGGAATTATTTCTATAATTTTATTGAACACTGGTCAATAAAGGGGAGAAATGATGTCACCTCGAAAAGCTGTAAAACATGAGCTAACAAGAGAAATGATATTAAACGTAGCGCGAAAGCTATTCGCTACAGAGGGATATAGTCATGTATCAATGAGGAAGATTGCTAAAGAGCTAGACTATAGCCATGGAGCGCTTTATTATCACTTTCAAAACAAGGCAGAGCTTTTTTCTGCGCTTGTTAAAGAAGATTTTTCACTTTTAGATGAAAAGTTTTATGAAGTGATGAAAAGAGAGATAAACGATGCCGAAAAACTTCAGTCTGTTCTTTTAACTTTTATTGAATTTGGCCTCACATATCCAAATCACTATGAGATTATGTTTCTTACAAAAGATAAAGAAGTAAAGTTTTATCAGCATAGTGGTCCAGAAGAAAGCTACAAAATGTTTGCAGAGGCCCTTAGTATACTTTCTAAAACAAAGCTATCGGTAAGTGAAGTATGGTCTATCTTCTTATCTCTTCACGGATTTGTAGCACACCACTCATACTGTGAGCAGTCGTTTGAAGAAGTAAAGGATATGGCAAAAGCACACGTTAGGTTTTTATTAAAAAAGATTTAAAAATAAAGGAGGAGTTTCCTCATTTATTTTTACCTTTAATTAACCAGTGGTCAAAAAATAAAAGGAAGTGATGGATATGAAGAAAGCTCTTGTTATAGGAGCAACAGGTGGAATGGGGAGTGCTCTTGTATATGAACTGATTGAAAGAGGAATTAAGGTTATTGCTTTTGCTCGAAACGAAAGAAAACTTCAGCGTTTTTTCGGAAAGGAAGAACTTGTTACAATACAAAAAGGCGATGTTTTTCATAATTTATCTTCCTCTGTTGCCGGAGCTGAAGTTATTTTCCATGCTGGAGCACTTCCGTATGACCAATGGCAAGAAAAACAGGAACCATTTATGGAGTGTATCATAAAAGCAGCAAAAGAAAACAAAGCGAAGCTTGTGGTTGTCGACAATATTTATGCTTATGGAAGAAGTAAAGGAGAGAAAGTGAGAGAAAATGATGAGAAAAGTCCTCATACAAAAAAGGGGAAGATTCGGCTTCGCTTAGAACACTTGTTAGAAGAATCAAAGGTTCCTTATCTGCTTGCTCATTTTCCCGATTTTTACGGTCCGCGAGCAGAGAATACCCAGATTGACTATTTGTTACAAAGTATTATTAAAAATAAAAAAGCAATGTTTGTTGGAAATCAAACAATAAAAAGAGAATATATTTATACTCCAGACGGAGCAAAAGCTCTTGTAGAACTTGCTCTTTGCGGAGAAGCTTATGGAGAAACGTGGAATATACCTGGCTATAGCGGGATTTCAGGAGACGAATTTCTTTCTTATATTAGAGAATATACAAATTATCAAAAACGAGTAGGAACAGCAACAAAGACAATGATTCGGCTTATTGGAATTTTTGATCGCAATATGAAGGAATTTATAGAAATGTTTTATTTAAATGAAGTCCCTTTGTTTCTAGACGGAACTAAATATGAGCATAAAATCGGAAAAATTCCAAGAACTCCTTATAAGGAAGGAATAAAACAAACAATTGATTATATGAAGAGGGAAAAGACGGGAAACGCTTCTTAAGCGTTTCCTGTCTTTTTTTTACAAAATTTGAGAAAAGAAAAGCTATTCTTCTTTTTCCTACACTAATTATGTGTAAGTCACATATATATAAAGGTATACCCATTAAAGCTATGAGGATTATTTAAGAACTTTTTCGTAACTTTCATATTTTTGCAATCGTTTTCATAAAAGGAGGAAAAAAGAGTGTTAAAAGCCTTGCAAGCATTTTTCTCTCTCGCACTTTGTCCACTGTTTGGTAGTCCTTCTGCATCAAGTGACTGTAATTTTGAAACAAGAGAAACGTTTAAGGAAGGGGAGTATGGAGGAAAAAGCTACAAGCTTTATGTTCCAAGTACGTATGACAAAGAAAAAGCATCTCCATTACTTGTTATGCTTCATGGCTGTACCCAGTGTGCAACGGACTTTGCGATTGGTACTGAGATGAATATGCTAGCGGAAGAACACAATTTTCTTGTCCTCTATCCAGAACAAGATGCTAAAAGTAATCCAAACAAGTGTTGGAATTGGTTTGAACCTCTTCATCAAGCGCGTGGTAGAGGAGAACCTGCAGCCATTGCCGGAATGATTGAAGAAATAAAAGAAGCATACACAATTGATAATCATAAAGTGTTTATTGCAGGAATGTCAGCTGGAGGAGCAATGAGTATTATTATGGCTGCAGCTTATCCGGAAGTTTTTTCAGGACTTGGAGTTGGAGCAGGATTAGAATATAAAGGAGCTACAAGTGTTTTTGATGCTTTAAATGTTATGAACAATGGAGGACCAAATCCGTTTGAACAAGGTTACTTAGCATATAAAGAAATGGGAGAAAGGGCAAGAGTTATTCCCACTATTGTTTTTCATGGAACCTCTGATACAACAGTTGCACCAATTAACGGAGAGCAAGTTGTTTCCCAATGGATCGTTACAAATGATCTAGTGGAAAGGCATAATGCAGGATGGATTTGTCATGGAGTAAATGAAACAATAAAAGGAAAAGTGAGAAATGGAAAAGAATATACGCATGACTTGTATCGAAACAAACGGGGGGAATCTATTGTTGAGAAATATACGGTATTAAACATGGGGCATGCATGGTCAGGAGGAAATGACAATGGAAGCTTTACAGATTCTGAAGGACCTCATGCAAGTAAAATCATGTGGGATTTTTTTATTAGAGAAAATCGAAAAAATGGATATTCAAATCAAAAAAGCTCTTGAAGAAATCTTCTCAAGAGCTTTTTTCATGTTAAGCTTTTTCTTCTTTATTGTTTGTAACCCCTAATACATCAAGTAAAAATACAAAGACAGGTATTCCGACAATTAATCCCCATACTCCGAAAAAGTGTTCTGAAAAAATGAGTACAATAAAGGTGAAAAAAACCGGAAGCTCTGTTTTGGCTGACATAAGTTTTGGATTTAGAAGGTAAGCTTCAATAGCATGAATAACCATAATCATAATCAGTAAGTATAGAATCATTGTAAATCCACCAATTGTATATCCAATGATGGAAAGTGGGATAAGCGAGAGGATAACCCCAGCAACCGGAATAAGACCGAGGAAGAAAATTAAAATCGCTAGCCCGAACAGCTGTGGAAAATCAAAAAACCAAAGGCCGATTGTTGTAAGAACACAGTTTACAAGAGCAATAATAAACTGAGCTTCAATGACTTTTCCAAATGTCCTAACGAATTTACGACCGAAGAAAGCAATCTCTGTATAAAAAGCAGACAGCTTACTTTGCTGAAACTTTTGGCTGAACATAATAAGTCTTTGTTTTTCCATAAGGAAGAACATGCTTAAAATTAAAGACAAAAAGATTTGGACACTTAGGATACTAAGGTCTGTTAAGTATTTGTATAAAAAATTAAATCCTTGTTCAATATAAGTATTTAAATTTACGCTATCAAACGTATTTGAGATAAAGGAGAAGAAAGGAATATCTTCTGGATTCAGATAAAATGACTTAATTTGTTTTACAAGCTCTTCAACTTGTGTTTTAATAACTGGATAAAATCTAAAACCACCTACAATAAGTCCAGTGACAAGTAAAACGTAAAGAATAAGCACGATGAGCTTTTGGCTGATGGGTACCCATTTATGCACCCATTTTGTGACAAACGTTTGCACTCTATCCATCAAAAAAGTGAAAATAAACGTTAACAAAATAAAATTGATCATGCTTTTTAGAGCGAAAAGAGCAAGCGCTAAAATGAGGAAAATCAAGAAGCGTCTAAAACCGCGGTTTTCCCAGAGTTTTGCTAATCCAGTCATTGTTTACATCTCCCATAAAAAATATAGTGTACTCTTGTTTAACCCGCTATTATGGGAAACTACAGAAAATATTAAAAGGAATATTTAAAAACTGCTGTGCATTTCCGAACGTGTATCGTGTTAAACCTATCTCTTAATATTATATGCTTTTCATGTTTAATTTTAAAGCTGTATTAGCGATTTTGAATATTTAATTGAAGATGAAAAGAAAAAAACTCCCTTTGAAAGCAAAAGGAGTTTTTAAATATAAATGAAGCGTACATTATTTGTGGCTGTCTTTTAAGACTTCTTCCATTTTACTAAACGTGTTTTGAACACTTTGAGAAGGAGTTGTCGTAAAGAAACTTACAACTACAACGGCAAGTAAGCTTGCAAAGAAGCCTGGAATCATTTCATACATAAAATCAGACATCCCTGTTTGCACCCAAGTAAGCACAACAACAGTACCTACAATAATGCCGGAAAGCGCACCCCACTTTGTCATACGTCTCCAGAATAGACTCAAAAGAATAGCAGGACCAAATGCTGAACCGAAACCAGCCCATGCATAACCAACAAGATCTAAGATAGTACTATTTGGTGTGTATGAGAGCATAACGGCAATCACGGCAACAACTAAAACAGCGAGTCGCCCAACTGTAACAAGTTCTTTATCAGAGGCATCTCTACGGAAGAATGTTTTATAAAAGTCCTCTGTTGCTGCACTTGATGTTACAAGAAGCTGAGATGAAATTGTGCTCATAATAGCGGCTAAAATAGCGGCTAGTAAAAATCCTGTAATATAAGAGTTGAATAAAATGTCAGATAACAGAATAAAAATCGTTTCAGGATCATTCAACGTTATGTTATTTTCTGTAACATAGGCTAATCCAAATAGTCCTGTTAAGCAGGCTCCAATAATCGCAATAATCATCCAGCCCATTCCAATACGTCGAGCTGGTTTTAATTCTTTTATAGAACTAATAGCCATAAAACGAACAATAATATGGGGTTGGCCGAAATAGCCTAATCCCCAGGCAAGAAGTGAGAGGAGGCCAATAACTGTTGTTCCTTTGAAAAGGTCCAAATGTGTTGCATCAATGCTTTTGATGGTATCAAATACATTCGTTGGTCCACCTAAGTCGAATAGCACAACAACTGGTACTAGAATAAGAGCAAGAAACATAATAATACCTTGCACAAAATCTGTTAAACTTACAGCTAGAAAGCCACCGAAGAGGGTATATGCAACAACAACAATAGCGATAAGAAACATTCCATATCTGTAGTCTAACCCAAAAGCAGATTCAAATAATCTTCCACCGGATACTAATCCAGATGAAGTATAAAGAGTAAAGAAAACTAAAATAACAAGTGCTGATACTAATCGTAGCATACGGCTTTTATCTTCAAATCGGTTTTCAAAATAGTCAGGAATCGTAATGGAGTCGTCAGCAACATATGTGTATGTTCGAAGCCGTGGAGCTACAAGTAAATAATTTAAATAGGCTCCAATGGATAATCCGACAGCAAGCCATACTCCAGATAGTCCTGTTGTATACAATGCACCAGGAAGCCCCATAAGCATCCATCCGCTCATGTCAGATGCTCCTGCTGAAAGAGCAGTAACTGCAGGACCAAGTCCGCGTCCTCCTAACATGTACCCCGATATATCATCTGTTGATTTTTTATATGCATACCAACCTATTGCGAGCATCCCTAAAAAGTAAATGCCCAGTGTAATATAAGAACCAATGTCCACCAAATCTCTCCCTTGTTTTTTTTACGCTATAAGCGCTGATGAAGTGAATTATTTCTCTTATTCTATGAGAAAATAATTTAACTATTCGGACTATTATTGTAAAGTAAAAATGACTAGGAGTAAAGTCTGTTTTGAGTAAATATGACTATTCTCACCGAAAAAGGCAAAAATATCAAAGTGACGATAAGGTGTCATGTTTAGGGGAATATAGCTTGTTTTAAAGAATTTGAAGGGGAGCAATATAGTCCCTTTTACCTAATTTGTTTTCCTTGTTGAATTTATACCCTTACAATAAAGAGAAGAGCAGTTTATTCTCTTTCTCTTCATATTGCAATTGGATACATTTGCTTTATAATATAGAAGAACTGCATTTGTAATTAGTAGAATGTCAGGCTTTAAAAAGTACAAAAAATAAAAATTTTATAAAGTTTGGAAATAGGTGTAAAGCATAGTTTGCTTGCTTAAAAGGGAAGTCGATGAAATTTCGACACGGACCCGCCACTGTGAATGGAGTATAGGAGCTTTAAATAGACCACTGAACAAAAGTTCGGGAAGGTAAAAGGCTCTTTTCCTAAGTCAGGAGACCTGCCTGTTTTAACATCGCTGTTCGACCTACGGGAGTTTAGGGAGGTGGTTAGAATGCCTGTTTTCTTAAACTTTATGAATATAAAAGCATGTCTAACCTTTGAAAGGGGAGACATGCTTATTTTTTTAGCCTAGATCAATAAAAGGAGAGAGAAGAAAATGAAAAAAGCACGCAGTTA from Priestia filamentosa encodes the following:
- a CDS encoding heavy metal translocating P-type ATPase, with translation MEDRRERVKRELLLEGLDCANCAMKIENGVKSLEGIDRCTVNFATKMLIFDVEMNEEEKALESVKKKVHSLDSHIKIKEKGVETHTLYLHGLDCAHCAGKIESEMGKIPAVQKASVDFVSKMLHITLAPEDSWNREKEKVIQRINKIESGITVEEEESASKEKNEHGRSILWRLGGGVLLTGIAMFASLPFPFEFALFLIAYAIAGGDVVYRAIRNIIRGRVFDEHFLMTIATIGAFLIGEYAEGVAVMLFYQTGEWFQSLAVNRSRKSISEMMNIRPDYANLKEGEGNKKVSPEEVKQGDIIVVKPGEKIPLDGMVLNGSSSVDTSALTGESLPREVEKGSEVLSGFVNKQGLLEVTVTKEYGESTVSKILDLVQNASSRKAPTENFITKFARYYTPIVVIIAFLLAFLPPLLFTGATLADWTYRALVFLVISCPCALVVSIPLTFFGGIGAASRRGILVKGGNYLEALNDVRYVVFDKTGTLTEGVFEVVHVHAEKSFTKEQVLYYAAYAEQHSNHPIAESVKKAYNGKVNEGLITSYSEKAGHGIEAVVDEEQVLAGNEKLMNLYSISYSRASEYGTIIYVAVNNRYAGYLVISDKIKQDAKEALKSLKRLGIKKTMMLTGDQKSVGENVGKQLGIDEVYAELLPQHKVEKVEELDKAKEKAEKLIFVGDGLNDTPVLARADVGVAMGGLGSDAAIEAADIVIMTDEPSKIAEAISLAKRTRKIVWQNISFALGVKAIFLLLGAFGIATMWEAVFSDVGVTLLAVLNAMRILKR
- a CDS encoding thioredoxin domain-containing protein; this translates as MKSNQSFRLKVAALITGVLAIGIAFFLLSANSNSTKTSTTSSEDEIAHSFSLNNQPLLGEEDAPVTVVEFGDFKCPACKAWGEEIFPKLQKEYLEKDSVNFSYVNVLFHGEESELSALGAESILKRDPQSYWSFHKALFNAQPTQNHNEKWVTVSKLTEIAGNTTNVDLVQFKQDIEAKSMLSDVEKDMSLVEDYHVVSTPTVMINNKVVEDPFNYSEIQKAIEEELEESTS
- a CDS encoding disulfide oxidoreductase, encoding MTEKNNRSIIFLYVAWLASIIATLGSLYFSEVRGYVPCEMCWYQRIAMYPLTVTMGIAVFKRDLAVKKYVLPASIIGGLISVFHYLEQKVPGFAAIKPCSMGVPCSGEYINWLGFITIPFLAFVAFLIITTCLLFVKKED
- a CDS encoding TetR/AcrR family transcriptional regulator; this encodes MSPRKAVKHELTREMILNVARKLFATEGYSHVSMRKIAKELDYSHGALYYHFQNKAELFSALVKEDFSLLDEKFYEVMKREINDAEKLQSVLLTFIEFGLTYPNHYEIMFLTKDKEVKFYQHSGPEESYKMFAEALSILSKTKLSVSEVWSIFLSLHGFVAHHSYCEQSFEEVKDMAKAHVRFLLKKI
- a CDS encoding SDR family NAD(P)-dependent oxidoreductase is translated as MKKALVIGATGGMGSALVYELIERGIKVIAFARNERKLQRFFGKEELVTIQKGDVFHNLSSSVAGAEVIFHAGALPYDQWQEKQEPFMECIIKAAKENKAKLVVVDNIYAYGRSKGEKVRENDEKSPHTKKGKIRLRLEHLLEESKVPYLLAHFPDFYGPRAENTQIDYLLQSIIKNKKAMFVGNQTIKREYIYTPDGAKALVELALCGEAYGETWNIPGYSGISGDEFLSYIREYTNYQKRVGTATKTMIRLIGIFDRNMKEFIEMFYLNEVPLFLDGTKYEHKIGKIPRTPYKEGIKQTIDYMKREKTGNAS
- a CDS encoding extracellular catalytic domain type 1 short-chain-length polyhydroxyalkanoate depolymerase, giving the protein MLKALQAFFSLALCPLFGSPSASSDCNFETRETFKEGEYGGKSYKLYVPSTYDKEKASPLLVMLHGCTQCATDFAIGTEMNMLAEEHNFLVLYPEQDAKSNPNKCWNWFEPLHQARGRGEPAAIAGMIEEIKEAYTIDNHKVFIAGMSAGGAMSIIMAAAYPEVFSGLGVGAGLEYKGATSVFDALNVMNNGGPNPFEQGYLAYKEMGERARVIPTIVFHGTSDTTVAPINGEQVVSQWIVTNDLVERHNAGWICHGVNETIKGKVRNGKEYTHDLYRNKRGESIVEKYTVLNMGHAWSGGNDNGSFTDSEGPHASKIMWDFFIRENRKNGYSNQKSS
- a CDS encoding AI-2E family transporter → MTGLAKLWENRGFRRFLIFLILALALFALKSMINFILLTFIFTFLMDRVQTFVTKWVHKWVPISQKLIVLILYVLLVTGLIVGGFRFYPVIKTQVEELVKQIKSFYLNPEDIPFFSFISNTFDSVNLNTYIEQGFNFLYKYLTDLSILSVQIFLSLILSMFFLMEKQRLIMFSQKFQQSKLSAFYTEIAFFGRKFVRTFGKVIEAQFIIALVNCVLTTIGLWFFDFPQLFGLAILIFFLGLIPVAGVILSLIPLSIIGYTIGGFTMILYLLIMIMVIHAIEAYLLNPKLMSAKTELPVFFTFIVLIFSEHFFGVWGLIVGIPVFVFLLDVLGVTNNKEEKA
- the putP gene encoding sodium/proline symporter PutP → MLAIGWYAYKKSTDDISGYMLGGRGLGPAVTALSAGASDMSGWMLMGLPGALYTTGLSGVWLAVGLSIGAYLNYLLVAPRLRTYTYVADDSITIPDYFENRFEDKSRMLRLVSALVILVFFTLYTSSGLVSGGRLFESAFGLDYRYGMFLIAIVVVAYTLFGGFLAVSLTDFVQGIIMFLALILVPVVVLFDLGGPTNVFDTIKSIDATHLDLFKGTTVIGLLSLLAWGLGYFGQPHIIVRFMAISSIKELKPARRIGMGWMIIAIIGACLTGLFGLAYVTENNITLNDPETIFILLSDILFNSYITGFLLAAILAAIMSTISSQLLVTSSAATEDFYKTFFRRDASDKELVTVGRLAVLVVAVIAVMLSYTPNSTILDLVGYAWAGFGSAFGPAILLSLFWRRMTKWGALSGIIVGTVVVLTWVQTGMSDFMYEMIPGFFASLLAVVVVSFFTTTPSQSVQNTFSKMEEVLKDSHK